Proteins encoded together in one Corallococcus soli window:
- a CDS encoding FKBP-type peptidyl-prolyl cis-trans isomerase — protein sequence MKKTMLIATLLSLTACQGQGGAGEKPGATGSTTAATAGAPQTEEQKTFYALGLSIGRSISVFDMSPQELEFVKAGLGAQVSGAKTDVDLETYGPKLQELARERSTRKATQEKEKSVKFLEEKAKEPGAQKTESGLVYKETQPGTGAQPVASDIVKVHYKGTLSDGKEFDSSFKRGEPTQFPLQGVIKCWTEGLQKMKVGGKAQLTCPSDIAYGDRGAPPNIPGGAALVFDVELIEIVKPPEGAPAGMPGMPGGMGGPPPAGKPAPKPTTPPPAPTK from the coding sequence ATGAAGAAGACGATGCTGATTGCGACCCTGCTGAGCCTGACGGCCTGCCAGGGTCAGGGCGGCGCGGGCGAGAAGCCCGGCGCGACGGGTTCCACCACGGCGGCCACCGCCGGCGCTCCCCAGACCGAGGAGCAGAAGACGTTCTACGCGCTGGGCCTGTCCATCGGCCGCAGCATCAGCGTGTTCGACATGTCCCCGCAGGAGCTGGAGTTCGTGAAGGCCGGCCTCGGCGCGCAGGTGTCCGGCGCGAAGACGGACGTGGACCTGGAGACCTACGGTCCCAAGCTCCAGGAGCTCGCCCGCGAGCGGTCGACCCGCAAGGCCACGCAGGAGAAGGAGAAGTCGGTCAAGTTCCTGGAGGAGAAGGCCAAGGAGCCCGGCGCGCAGAAGACCGAGTCCGGTCTCGTCTACAAGGAAACCCAGCCGGGCACCGGCGCGCAGCCCGTCGCCTCCGACATCGTGAAGGTGCACTACAAGGGCACCCTCTCCGACGGCAAGGAGTTCGACAGCTCCTTCAAGCGCGGTGAGCCCACCCAGTTCCCGCTCCAGGGCGTCATCAAGTGCTGGACCGAGGGCCTCCAGAAGATGAAGGTCGGCGGCAAGGCGCAGCTCACCTGCCCCTCCGACATCGCCTACGGCGACCGCGGCGCGCCCCCGAACATCCCCGGCGGTGCCGCCCTGGTGTTCGACGTGGAGCTCATCGAGATCGTGAAGCCCCCCGAAGGCGCTCCCGCTGGCATGCCCGGCATGCCCGGCGGCATGGGTGGCCCGCCCCCCGCTGGCAAGCCCGCGCCGAAGCCGACGACGCCTCCTCCCGCGCCGACGAAGTAA